The Saccharomonospora glauca K62 genome has a segment encoding these proteins:
- a CDS encoding substrate-binding domain-containing protein, giving the protein MRKTWLTVVAAVGALAMAGCTSELPAENGAGEASSSASSRSNEFFDRAEYERQLALRDATPEGPEDKPWEQALEPEMVDTSSYAKDGPYHLCFSNASVDNPWRQVGWKTMQAEVDLHDEIEDFTVLDAEAKDDKQISDISSLTSQGCDALIVSPNTTSTLTPAVEQACDSGVPVIVFDRGVNTECPVTFIHPIGGYAFGASAAEFLADEVGEGGKVLALRVLPGVDVLEHRWAAAERIFADRGVQVVGVEFTENDTAGAKSIVSDYLQREGQIDGIWMDDGTAAVAVLEAFEDQGMEPPAISGEDQQQFLEKWKREGLTAQAPTYPTYQWRTPVIAALKILNGEEVPKEWILPQPVVTEETLDQYLIDGMPPLHYALCGCQEMPDFPKRWQ; this is encoded by the coding sequence ATGAGAAAGACATGGCTGACCGTCGTCGCCGCGGTCGGTGCGCTCGCGATGGCGGGCTGTACCAGCGAACTTCCCGCCGAGAACGGGGCAGGGGAGGCGTCCAGCTCGGCGTCGTCGCGGTCGAACGAGTTCTTCGACCGGGCCGAGTACGAACGGCAACTCGCGTTGCGTGACGCCACCCCGGAGGGTCCCGAGGACAAGCCGTGGGAGCAGGCGCTCGAACCCGAGATGGTGGACACGTCGTCCTACGCCAAGGACGGCCCCTACCACCTGTGCTTCTCCAACGCGTCGGTGGACAACCCGTGGCGTCAGGTCGGGTGGAAGACCATGCAGGCCGAGGTCGACCTGCACGACGAGATCGAGGACTTCACCGTCCTGGACGCGGAGGCCAAGGACGACAAGCAGATCAGTGACATCTCGTCGCTCACGTCGCAGGGGTGTGACGCGCTGATCGTCTCACCCAACACGACGTCCACGTTGACGCCCGCCGTGGAGCAGGCATGTGACAGCGGCGTTCCGGTGATCGTGTTCGATCGGGGCGTCAACACCGAGTGCCCGGTGACGTTCATCCACCCGATCGGCGGCTACGCGTTCGGTGCCTCGGCCGCGGAGTTCCTGGCCGACGAGGTGGGTGAGGGCGGCAAGGTGCTGGCCCTGCGCGTGCTGCCCGGTGTGGACGTGCTGGAACACCGGTGGGCCGCGGCCGAACGGATCTTCGCCGACAGGGGGGTCCAGGTCGTGGGTGTCGAGTTCACCGAGAACGACACCGCCGGTGCCAAGAGCATCGTCAGCGACTACCTGCAGCGCGAGGGCCAGATCGACGGCATCTGGATGGACGACGGCACGGCGGCCGTCGCGGTGCTGGAGGCGTTCGAGGACCAGGGCATGGAGCCTCCCGCCATCTCCGGTGAGGACCAGCAACAGTTCCTGGAGAAGTGGAAGCGCGAGGGGCTGACGGCCCAGGCTCCCACGTACCCCACCTACCAGTGGCGTACTCCGGTGATCGCGGCGCTCAAGATCCTGAACGGTGAGGAAGTGCCGAAGGAGTGGATCCTGCCGCAGCCGGTGGTGACCGAGGAGACCTTGGACCAGTACCTCATCGACGGCATGCCGCCGCTGCACTACGCACTGTGCGGTTGCCAGGAGATGCCCGACTTCCCGAAGCGCTGGCAGTGA
- a CDS encoding ABC transporter permease, with protein sequence MTQTVTETTRRFPRPKLADGTGPVLAVLAILLVALAFVGPAYSEPSGYLALLKRAAPLMILAIGQYFVIVSGGFDLSVGSLVTAEVVIAARLLDGDEDATPWVIPLLLVLGALVGLVNGLITTRLLVPSFIVTLGMLLVLDGAVFLWTGGAPRGSLTEAFRTVGREGFDVPLLGQVPWSVLLLAAIVVAAVVFMRSGRGRMLVAVGDNETAVRLGGGNVEGLRTLAFVLSGVSAAVAAILLGGFAGVSAQVGEGLEFQVITAVVLGGVVLGGGRGSVVAAMAGALTLEALFSLLNLLGVSGGLESAVQGVIIIAAVAYAAVGRSKFRTRRTT encoded by the coding sequence ATGACGCAGACGGTCACCGAAACCACTCGTCGGTTCCCGCGCCCGAAACTCGCCGACGGCACGGGTCCGGTGCTGGCCGTGCTCGCGATCCTGTTGGTGGCGCTCGCGTTCGTCGGTCCCGCCTACAGCGAGCCGTCGGGTTACCTGGCATTGCTGAAACGTGCGGCGCCGCTGATGATCCTCGCGATCGGACAGTACTTCGTCATCGTCAGCGGTGGTTTCGACCTGTCGGTGGGGTCGTTGGTCACCGCCGAGGTCGTGATCGCGGCGAGACTCCTCGACGGCGACGAGGACGCCACCCCGTGGGTGATCCCGTTGCTGTTGGTGCTCGGCGCCCTCGTGGGGTTGGTCAACGGACTTATCACCACCCGGCTGCTGGTGCCGTCGTTCATCGTCACGCTGGGGATGCTGCTGGTGCTCGACGGAGCGGTGTTCCTGTGGACGGGAGGGGCGCCACGCGGCTCCCTGACGGAGGCGTTCCGCACCGTGGGCCGCGAAGGGTTCGACGTGCCCCTGCTCGGTCAGGTGCCGTGGTCGGTGCTGCTCCTGGCGGCGATCGTGGTCGCGGCGGTGGTGTTCATGCGCAGCGGACGCGGCCGCATGCTGGTCGCGGTCGGGGACAACGAGACCGCGGTTCGGCTCGGCGGCGGCAACGTCGAAGGACTGCGCACGCTGGCGTTCGTGCTGTCGGGTGTGTCGGCGGCCGTCGCCGCGATCCTGCTCGGCGGGTTCGCCGGTGTGTCGGCCCAGGTCGGCGAGGGGCTGGAGTTCCAAGTCATCACCGCGGTCGTCCTCGGGGGCGTCGTGCTCGGTGGGGGGCGCGGTTCCGTCGTCGCCGCGATGGCGGGCGCGCTCACGTTGGAAGCCCTGTTCTCGTTGCTCAACCTCCTCGGGGTCTCGGGAGGCCTGGAGTCGGCGGTGCAGGGCGTCATCATCATCGCCGCCGTGGCCTACGCGGCAGTGGGGCGGTCGAAGTTCCGGACAAGGAGAACGACATGA
- a CDS encoding sugar ABC transporter ATP-binding protein encodes MTVTGLTEGAPAVRMRGITKQFLGNTVLRGVDLDLYPGEVHALVGENGAGKSTLMKILAGVHTADSGSVELDGRPVTFSSPRQALAAGVSIVHQELNLLGDRSVAENVFLGSEPVRRGVVDRRRMEADTAALLDELGAEDISPRDPVRLLSVAQRQVVEIVKALSSDVRVLAMDEPTAALADHEVELLYGLVRRLCDRGIAILYVSHRLVEVFDLSHRITVLKDGALVTSRPRSELTSDELVRHMVGRSLDALFPPRATEAEVGATRLRLRGCTNERLSDIDLSVRAGEIVGLAGLQGAGRSAVARAVCGVDPFRSGTIELDGEPVRVSSPRAAVRLGIAHVTEDRKGEGLALRQSVKDNALLVRRAAFSRRWRKKAVPISELLKSVAVVARSPDQEVRFLSGGNQQKVVLAKWLAVEPKVLVVDEPTRGIDVGAKQAVYELLRGLAREGVAILMISSELPELIGMSDRVLVMHDGRIAGELPAGPTEEAVMRLATGHAVTESMTEEAV; translated from the coding sequence ATGACTGTGACTGGCCTCACCGAGGGCGCTCCGGCCGTCCGGATGCGGGGCATCACCAAGCAGTTCTTGGGCAACACGGTGCTCCGTGGTGTGGACCTCGACCTGTACCCCGGCGAGGTGCACGCTCTGGTGGGAGAAAACGGTGCGGGCAAGTCGACGCTGATGAAGATCCTGGCCGGGGTTCACACCGCCGACTCCGGGAGTGTCGAACTCGACGGCCGTCCGGTGACGTTCTCGTCGCCGCGCCAGGCCCTGGCCGCCGGTGTGTCGATCGTGCACCAGGAACTGAACCTGCTCGGCGATCGCTCGGTGGCGGAGAACGTCTTCCTCGGCTCGGAGCCCGTGCGTCGCGGTGTGGTCGATCGGCGACGGATGGAGGCCGACACCGCCGCGCTGCTGGACGAGCTCGGCGCCGAGGACATCTCGCCGCGCGACCCCGTCAGGCTGTTGTCGGTGGCGCAGCGCCAGGTCGTGGAGATCGTCAAGGCGCTGTCCAGTGACGTTCGCGTGCTCGCGATGGACGAACCCACGGCCGCGCTGGCCGACCACGAGGTGGAATTGTTGTACGGGCTCGTGCGACGGCTGTGCGACCGCGGCATCGCGATCCTGTACGTGTCCCACCGGCTCGTGGAGGTCTTCGACCTCAGCCACCGCATCACCGTGCTCAAGGACGGAGCCCTGGTGACCTCGCGGCCGAGGAGCGAACTCACGAGCGACGAGTTGGTGCGACACATGGTGGGCCGTTCCCTGGACGCCCTGTTTCCGCCGAGGGCCACCGAAGCCGAGGTGGGGGCTACGCGCCTGCGGCTCAGGGGGTGTACCAACGAGCGGCTGTCGGACATCGACCTGAGCGTGCGCGCCGGTGAGATCGTCGGCCTGGCCGGGCTTCAGGGCGCGGGTCGCTCGGCGGTGGCCCGCGCGGTGTGCGGTGTCGATCCGTTCCGGTCGGGAACGATCGAATTGGACGGTGAGCCGGTGCGGGTGAGCTCTCCCCGCGCCGCGGTACGGCTCGGGATCGCACACGTCACGGAGGACCGCAAGGGCGAAGGGCTGGCTCTGCGCCAGTCGGTGAAGGACAACGCGTTGCTCGTGCGCCGGGCCGCGTTCTCCCGGCGGTGGCGCAAGAAGGCGGTGCCGATCTCGGAGCTGTTGAAGTCGGTGGCCGTGGTCGCGCGCTCGCCCGACCAGGAAGTGCGTTTCCTGTCGGGTGGCAACCAGCAGAAGGTCGTGCTCGCGAAGTGGTTGGCCGTGGAGCCGAAAGTGCTCGTCGTCGACGAGCCGACGCGCGGCATCGACGTCGGGGCGAAGCAGGCGGTGTACGAGCTGCTTCGCGGGCTGGCTCGCGAGGGGGTCGCGATTCTGATGATCTCGTCCGAGCTACCCGAGTTGATCGGCATGAGCGACCGGGTGCTCGTGATGCACGACGGGCGGATTGCGGGTGAACTGCCCGCGGGGCCCACGGAGGAGGCGGTGATGAGGCTGGCCACGGGCCATGCCGTGACCGAGAGCATGACTGAGGAGGCCGTGTGA
- a CDS encoding sugar phosphate isomerase/epimerase family protein, translating into MSTVHPIGVNTWVWTSPLDDAALRELVPAIASSGFDVIELPVENLGDWDPDEAARLLADHGLGASLVLVMSEGRELVRAEEATIAATQDYLRRCLDIAASLGAPALSGPAYASVGRTWRMSERERAACVREWRDNVGPVLEHAADVGVLLGVEPLNRYETSLFNTVDQTLRAMDGLPACGIALDVYHQNIEERDVASAVRSAHGRIAHVQVCANDRGTPGRDHFDWPELLAAIADADYTGPLCIESFTAHNNSIATAASIWRPLATSQDALAVDGLAFLKEVMSQHESR; encoded by the coding sequence GTGTCCACAGTGCATCCCATCGGGGTGAACACCTGGGTCTGGACGTCGCCGCTGGACGACGCCGCGCTCCGTGAACTCGTGCCGGCCATCGCCTCGTCGGGGTTCGACGTCATCGAACTTCCAGTGGAGAACCTCGGGGACTGGGACCCCGACGAGGCGGCCCGGTTGCTGGCCGACCACGGACTGGGTGCCTCGCTGGTGCTCGTCATGAGCGAGGGCCGGGAACTGGTGCGAGCGGAGGAGGCCACGATCGCCGCCACGCAGGACTACCTGCGCCGATGCCTGGACATCGCGGCGTCGTTGGGCGCACCGGCGTTGAGCGGACCCGCGTACGCCTCCGTGGGGCGTACCTGGCGGATGAGCGAGCGCGAGCGCGCCGCGTGCGTCCGGGAGTGGCGCGACAACGTCGGCCCCGTGCTGGAGCATGCCGCCGACGTCGGGGTGCTGCTCGGGGTCGAACCGCTCAACCGCTACGAGACCAGCCTGTTCAACACCGTGGACCAAACGCTGCGGGCGATGGACGGGCTGCCCGCCTGCGGGATCGCGCTCGACGTGTACCACCAGAACATCGAGGAGCGAGACGTCGCGTCGGCCGTGCGATCGGCACACGGCCGCATCGCACACGTACAGGTGTGCGCCAACGACCGGGGCACGCCCGGACGCGACCACTTCGACTGGCCGGAGTTGCTCGCCGCCATCGCCGACGCGGACTACACGGGGCCGCTCTGCATCGAGTCGTTCACCGCCCACAACAACAGCATCGCCACGGCCGCCTCGATCTGGCGTCCCCTCGCCACGAGTCAGGACGCGCTGGCGGTCGACGGTCTGGCCTTCCTCAAGGAGGTGATGTCACAGCACGAATCCCGGTGA
- a CDS encoding ABC transporter permease, translating to MSEVIAATAVTKRPQWTRYLTNPVVAVYTALVLVLIVGSVLVGLRGGVLLDQGGIQNILTRSTALGLVAIGQTMVILTGKLDLSVAYLVGLCSLVAAETMAGDDAMILPAVLLTLACAAGVGLVNGLVVTKLKVNAFIATLGTGLVIRGYLENNYEGPAGDVPTVFQHLGYGRVGPVPVSTLLMLGLAVLAWWFLARTRPGYHVYAVGGDEEVARFSGIRNDRIVITVYVLCAVAAGLAGLFLASRLGAGSPWVGTDGGYDLESIAAVVLGGTILAGGRGGVAGTIGGVFILATLDTIFDDLGMNSFFKDVVRGVVLIVAVALYARRRRATR from the coding sequence GTGAGCGAGGTGATCGCGGCCACCGCGGTGACGAAGCGTCCTCAATGGACGCGATATCTCACGAACCCCGTGGTCGCCGTCTACACGGCGCTGGTTCTGGTGCTGATCGTCGGCAGCGTCCTCGTCGGGCTGCGGGGTGGGGTGCTGCTCGACCAGGGCGGCATCCAGAACATCCTGACTCGCAGCACCGCGCTCGGTCTCGTCGCGATCGGCCAGACGATGGTCATCCTCACCGGCAAGCTCGACCTGTCGGTGGCGTATCTCGTCGGGCTGTGCTCGTTGGTCGCGGCGGAGACGATGGCGGGCGACGACGCGATGATCCTTCCCGCCGTGCTGCTGACACTCGCGTGCGCCGCCGGAGTGGGGCTGGTCAACGGGCTGGTCGTCACCAAACTGAAGGTCAACGCGTTCATCGCCACGTTGGGCACGGGACTCGTCATCCGGGGATATCTGGAGAACAACTACGAGGGTCCGGCGGGAGATGTCCCGACGGTGTTCCAGCATCTCGGATACGGTCGCGTCGGCCCGGTTCCGGTGTCCACATTGCTCATGCTGGGGCTTGCGGTGCTGGCCTGGTGGTTCCTCGCGAGGACCCGGCCGGGATACCACGTCTACGCCGTGGGCGGCGACGAGGAGGTCGCTCGGTTCTCGGGCATCCGCAACGACCGCATCGTGATCACCGTGTACGTGTTGTGCGCGGTGGCGGCGGGACTCGCAGGCTTGTTCCTGGCGAGCCGACTCGGCGCGGGGTCTCCGTGGGTCGGTACCGACGGCGGGTACGACCTGGAGTCCATCGCGGCCGTGGTGCTCGGCGGCACCATCCTGGCCGGTGGCCGAGGAGGGGTCGCGGGCACGATCGGCGGCGTCTTCATCCTCGCCACGCTCGACACGATCTTCGACGATCTCGGGATGAACTCCTTCTTCAAGGACGTGGTCCGAGGAGTTGTGCTGATCGTGGCCGTGGCACTGTACGCCCGTCGTAGGAGGGCCACGCGATGA
- a CDS encoding valine--tRNA ligase, translated as MTESAASTPDLPNAWNPAEEEAAIYERWVSAGYFEADAESDKPPFTIVLPPPNVTGSLHMGHALNHTLMDAMSRRRRMQGYEVLWLPGMDHAGIATQNVVERELGKEGLSRHDLGRERFVERVWEWKAEYGGKILGQMKRLGDGVDWSRERFTMDEGLSRAVQTMFKRLYDDGLVYRAERIINWCPRCMTALSDIEVDHSDDEGELVSIRYGDGDNSIVVATTRAETMLGDTAVAVHPDDERYAHLVGTEVELPLTGRRIPIVADAHVDPEFGTGAVKVTPAHDPNDFEIGKRHDLPMPTIMDERGVITEHGPFQGMDRFEARPAIVAALREQGRIVAEKRPYVHAVGHCSRCDTVVEPRLSLQWWVKVEPLAKAAGDAVRDGRVKIHPPELAKRYFDWVDDMHDWTISRQLWWGHRIPVWYGPNGETVCVGPDEEPPSGEGWTQDEDVLDTWFSSGLWPMSTMGWPEATADLAKFYPTSVLSTGYDILFFWVARMMMFGLYGMRDNGPERSIPFEHIYLHGLIRDAQGKKMSKSRGNVIDPLDWMDRFGADATRFTLARGANPGADMALAEEWAAGSRNFCTKLWNATRFALSNGATVATPVPDASELTEADRWILGRLSTVVSEVDAHMEQFQFAKATNVLYHFTWDEFCDWYLELAKVQLAGEHADGTRAVLGHVLDVVLRLLHPFIPFITEKLWTTLTGGESLVVAEWPVGEKWTHRVDPEADARIADVQKLVTEVRRFRSDQGLKPGQRVATRLSGEGFAVVAGHEAAVRALARLSEPGDGFSATASLEVSLSGGMATVEVDTSGAIDVAAERKRLEKDLAAAQKELKQTEAKLGNQAFLEKAPAAVVEKIRTRRDVAAADIERITARLEQLGS; from the coding sequence GTGACGGAAAGCGCAGCCAGTACCCCCGACTTGCCCAACGCCTGGAATCCGGCCGAGGAAGAGGCCGCCATCTATGAGCGGTGGGTATCGGCTGGCTATTTCGAGGCCGACGCGGAGTCGGACAAGCCGCCGTTCACCATCGTGCTCCCGCCGCCCAATGTCACGGGCAGCCTGCACATGGGGCACGCGCTCAACCACACGCTCATGGACGCCATGAGCCGCCGTCGGCGCATGCAGGGCTACGAGGTGCTCTGGCTGCCGGGCATGGACCACGCGGGCATCGCGACGCAGAACGTCGTGGAGCGCGAGCTCGGCAAGGAGGGGCTGTCCCGCCACGACCTGGGGCGGGAACGCTTCGTCGAGCGCGTCTGGGAGTGGAAGGCCGAGTACGGCGGCAAGATCCTCGGCCAGATGAAGCGGCTCGGCGACGGCGTGGACTGGTCGCGCGAGCGCTTCACGATGGACGAGGGTCTCTCGCGGGCCGTCCAGACGATGTTCAAGCGGCTCTACGACGATGGCCTGGTGTACCGCGCCGAGCGCATCATCAACTGGTGCCCGCGCTGCATGACGGCGTTGTCGGACATCGAGGTCGACCACTCGGACGACGAGGGCGAGCTCGTCTCCATCCGCTACGGCGACGGCGACAACTCGATCGTGGTGGCCACCACGCGGGCCGAGACGATGCTCGGTGACACGGCCGTGGCGGTGCACCCGGATGACGAGCGTTACGCCCACCTCGTGGGCACCGAGGTGGAGCTGCCGCTGACCGGCCGCCGTATCCCGATCGTCGCCGACGCCCACGTGGACCCGGAGTTCGGTACGGGCGCGGTCAAGGTGACGCCCGCACACGACCCCAACGACTTCGAGATCGGCAAACGGCACGACCTGCCCATGCCGACGATCATGGACGAGCGCGGCGTGATCACCGAACACGGTCCGTTCCAGGGCATGGACCGCTTCGAGGCGCGCCCCGCGATCGTGGCGGCGCTGCGTGAGCAGGGCCGCATCGTGGCCGAGAAGCGCCCCTACGTCCACGCGGTGGGCCACTGCTCCCGCTGTGACACGGTGGTGGAGCCGCGGCTGTCGCTGCAGTGGTGGGTGAAGGTCGAGCCGTTGGCGAAGGCGGCGGGCGACGCCGTGCGCGACGGCCGCGTGAAGATCCACCCGCCGGAGCTGGCGAAGCGTTACTTCGACTGGGTCGACGACATGCACGACTGGACCATCTCGCGCCAGTTGTGGTGGGGCCACCGCATCCCCGTCTGGTACGGCCCCAACGGCGAGACGGTGTGCGTGGGCCCCGACGAGGAGCCGCCGAGCGGCGAGGGGTGGACGCAGGACGAGGACGTGCTCGACACGTGGTTTTCGTCGGGCCTGTGGCCGATGTCCACGATGGGCTGGCCGGAGGCGACCGCCGACCTGGCGAAGTTCTACCCGACCAGCGTGTTGTCGACCGGCTACGACATCCTGTTCTTCTGGGTCGCCCGGATGATGATGTTCGGCCTGTACGGCATGCGGGACAACGGCCCGGAGCGTTCGATCCCGTTCGAGCACATCTACCTGCACGGGCTGATCCGCGACGCCCAGGGCAAGAAGATGTCGAAGTCGCGCGGCAACGTCATCGACCCGCTCGACTGGATGGACCGGTTCGGTGCCGACGCCACGCGCTTCACCCTGGCCAGGGGAGCCAATCCGGGTGCCGACATGGCGCTGGCGGAGGAGTGGGCCGCGGGCTCCCGTAACTTCTGCACGAAGTTGTGGAACGCCACGCGGTTCGCGTTGTCCAACGGCGCCACCGTGGCGACCCCCGTGCCGGACGCGAGCGAGCTGACCGAGGCCGACCGCTGGATCCTCGGCAGGCTCTCCACCGTCGTGTCCGAGGTGGACGCCCACATGGAGCAGTTCCAGTTCGCCAAGGCGACGAACGTGCTCTACCACTTCACGTGGGACGAGTTCTGCGACTGGTATCTGGAACTGGCGAAGGTGCAGCTTGCCGGTGAGCACGCCGACGGCACGCGGGCGGTGCTCGGCCACGTGCTCGACGTGGTGCTGCGACTGCTGCACCCGTTCATCCCGTTCATCACCGAGAAGCTGTGGACCACGCTCACGGGCGGCGAGTCGCTCGTGGTGGCGGAATGGCCGGTCGGCGAGAAGTGGACCCACCGGGTCGATCCCGAGGCGGACGCGCGGATCGCGGACGTGCAGAAGCTCGTCACGGAGGTGCGGCGGTTCCGCTCCGACCAGGGGCTCAAGCCCGGTCAGCGGGTCGCGACGCGGTTGTCCGGCGAGGGCTTCGCGGTCGTCGCGGGACACGAGGCCGCCGTGCGTGCCCTGGCCCGCTTGAGCGAGCCGGGTGACGGTTTCTCGGCGACGGCGTCCCTGGAGGTCTCGTTGTCGGGCGGCATGGCGACGGTGGAGGTCGACACCTCCGGTGCCATCGACGTCGCGGCCGAGCGTAAGCGGCTGGAGAAGGACCTGGCCGCCGCGCAGAAGGAGCTGAAGCAGACCGAGGCCAAGCTCGGCAACCAGGCCTTCCTGGAGAAGGCGCCCGCCGCGGTGGTGGAGAAGATCCGCACCCGTCGGGACGTGGCCGCCGCCGACATCGAGCGCATCACGGCCCGGTTGGAACAGCTCGGTTCCTGA
- a CDS encoding SGNH/GDSL hydrolase family protein: protein MRSRRSLVAVLVSVITSLLTLTLLPATAAAAPRESRGWVHYVALGDSYTSGPLIPFQRLDPLGCLRSTQNYPSIVAGRLGRTVLTDVSCAGADTNDMTQRQEVTLGYNPPQFDALRPDTELVTIGIGGNNYGVFGSVISTCPGLRDTDPTGSPCREHFTVDGVDTLKAAIAETQQDVEAVLDGVRQRSPEATILLIGYPRIAPPSGTCPDILPFADGDYVWLNDIEETLNAALATAAANNGTTTFIDTYPASLGHDACADHAWIQGQHINLIGAANYHPNRWGMEGVAEVILDHLAANGW from the coding sequence ATGCGCAGCCGCCGGAGCCTGGTCGCCGTCCTCGTGTCCGTGATCACCTCGTTGCTCACCCTGACCCTGCTACCGGCCACCGCGGCGGCCGCGCCCCGGGAGTCGCGCGGCTGGGTACATTACGTCGCGCTCGGCGACTCGTACACCTCCGGACCACTGATTCCCTTCCAGAGGCTCGATCCCCTGGGCTGTCTGCGGTCCACTCAGAACTACCCGTCCATCGTCGCCGGCAGGCTCGGCCGCACCGTGCTCACCGACGTCAGTTGCGCGGGGGCCGACACGAACGACATGACGCAGCGGCAGGAGGTCACGCTGGGATACAACCCACCCCAGTTCGACGCCCTGCGACCCGACACCGAGCTGGTCACCATCGGCATCGGCGGCAACAACTACGGCGTGTTCGGCAGCGTCATCAGCACCTGCCCCGGCCTGCGCGACACCGATCCGACCGGCAGCCCGTGCCGGGAACACTTCACCGTCGACGGTGTGGACACCTTGAAGGCCGCCATCGCCGAGACGCAGCAGGACGTCGAAGCCGTGCTCGACGGTGTCCGACAGCGGTCACCCGAGGCCACGATCCTGCTCATCGGCTACCCGCGCATCGCCCCGCCGAGCGGGACGTGCCCGGACATCCTGCCGTTCGCCGACGGCGACTACGTCTGGCTGAACGACATCGAGGAAACCCTCAACGCCGCCCTCGCCACCGCGGCGGCGAACAACGGCACGACGACGTTCATCGACACCTACCCGGCGTCCCTCGGCCACGACGCGTGCGCCGACCACGCCTGGATCCAGGGCCAGCACATCAACCTGATCGGCGCGGCGAACTACCACCCGAACCGCTGGGGCATGGAAGGCGTCGCCGAGGTCATCCTCGACCACCTCGCGGCCAACGGGTGGTGA